From a region of the Mercurialis annua linkage group LG1-X, ddMerAnnu1.2, whole genome shotgun sequence genome:
- the LOC126665938 gene encoding transcription elongation factor SPT4 homolog 2 produces the protein MGSVPAQIPTSFGHELRACLRCRLVKTYDQFRESGCENCSFFKMDEDHERVVDCTTPNFNGIISVMDPSRSWAARWLRIGRFVPGCYTLAVSEALPEDLQALCEEERVQYNPPKRV, from the exons ATGGGAAGCGTACCAGCGCAAATTCCGACTAGCTTTGGGCATGAACTCAGGGCTTGTCTTCGCTGTCGTCTCGTCAAAACCTATGATCAG TTTAGGGAGTCGGGATGCGAGAACTGCTCCTTCTTTAAGATGGACGAGGATCATGAGCGCGTCGTCGATTGCACTACTCCTAACTTTAATGG GATAATTTCTGTCATGGACCCATCTAGATCCTGGGCTGCTCGCTGGCTCAGAATTG GGAGATTTGTTCCTGGTTGTTACACTCTTGCTGTCTCAGAAGCATTACCAGAGGACTTGCAG GCTTTATGTGAAGAAGAACGTGTGCAGTACAATCCACCGAAGCGTGTATAA
- the LOC126659561 gene encoding calcium permeable stress-gated cation channel 1-like has translation MATLADIGLSAAINLLSAFIFLIAFAILRLQPFNDRVYFPKWYLKGLRTSPTHSGASVRRVINLDFRSYLRFLNWMPEALKMPEPELIDHAGLDSAVYLRIYLLGLKIFVPIAFLAWAILVPVNFTNSTLERASANVTSSDIDKLSISNIPLGSERFWTHIVMAYAFTFWTCYVLMKEYAKVATMRLEFLASEKRRADQFTVLVRNVPPDPDESVSELVEHFFLVNHPDHYLTHQVVYNANKLAKLVKKKKKMQNWLDYYQLKYSRNQSQRPLMKTGFLGLWGQKVDGIDHYTSEVEKLSKETAEERERVKKDPKSIMPAAFVSFKTRWGAAVCAQTQQSRNPTLWLTDWAPEPRDIYWQNLAIPYVSLAIRTLIMGVAFFFLTFFFMIPIAFVQTLASIEGIEKIAPFLEPIIETKFIKSFIQGFLPGIVLKLFLIFLPSILMIMSKFEGLTSLSSLERRSATRYYIFNIVNVFLGSIIAGSAFEQLNAFLKQSANDIPKTIGVAIPMKATFFITYIMVDGWAGIAGEVLMLKPLIIYHLKNFFLVKTEKDREEAMDPGSLGFNTGEPRIQFYFLLGLVYATVTPTLLPFIIVFFAFAYVVFRHQIINVYNQEYESGAAFWPDVHGRVITALVISQVLLIGLLSTKDAAQSTPLLVVLPVLTIWFHMFSKGRYEPAFIKNPLQEAMMKDTLERAREPNFNLKSFLQNAYLHPVFKSCDDDSDDDDISKKMENENVLVPTKRQSRRNTPVPSRMSGASSPSLHELKEEAVP, from the exons ATGGCAACTCTTGCGGATATAGGGCTTTCTGCAGCCATAAATCTTCTATCTGCCTTTATTTTCCTTATAGCATTTGCTATTTTGAGACTCCAGCCCTTTAATGATAGGGTTTACTTTCCCAAATGGTATCTTAAAGGCTTAAGAACCAGCCCTACACACTCAGGAGCCTCTGTGAGGAGGGTAATCAATTTAGACTTCAGATCTTATCTCAGATTTCTAAACTGGATGCCTGAAGCTTTGAAAATGCCAGAGCCTGAACTTATTGACCATGCTGGCTTGGATTCTGCTGTTTACTTGCGCATTTACTTGTTAGG GCTTAAGATTTTTGTTCCTATTGCATTCCTTGCTTGGGCTATCCTGGTTCCGGTGAATTTTACTAACAGCACCTTGGAGCGTGCATCAGCTAATGTGACTTCCAGCGACATCGACAAGCTTTCAATTTCTAATATCCCTCTTGGATCGGAAAG GTTTTGGACCCACATTGTGATGGCTTATGCCTTTACATTTTGGACTTGCTATGTATTAATGAAGGAGTATGCTAAAGTTGCCACAATGCGGTTGGAATTTCTTGCCTCAGAGAAACGTCGTGCAGATCAATTTACA GTCCTTGTTAGAAATGTACCACCAGATCCCGATGAATCTGTTAGTGAACTTGTGGAGCATTTTTTTCTGGTCAACCATCCGGATCACTACCTAACGCATCAG GTGGTTTACAACGCAAACAAACTGGCCAAATTGgtcaagaagaagaaaaaaatgcaGAACTGGCTTGACTACTACCAGCTTAAGTATTCTAGAAATCAGTCGCAGAGGCCTCTAATGAAG ACTGGTTTTCTTGGTCTTTGGGGGCAGAAGGTGGATGGTATTGATCATTATACATCAGAGGTTGAGAAACTATCAAAAGAA ACAGCAGAAGAGAGAGAAAGGGTTAAAAAGGATCCAAAGTCAATCATGCCAGCAGCATTTGTTTCATTCAAAACTCGATGGGGTGCGGCTGTTTGTGCACAGACTCAGCAATCAAGAAATCCGACACTGTGGTTAACTGATTGGGCTCCAGAGCCTCGTGATATATATTGGCAAAACTTAGCCATACCTTATGTTTCACTTGCAATCAGGACGTTGATAATGGGCGTAGCATTCTTTTTTCTTACCTTTTTTTTCATGATCCCAATTGCATTTGTGCAAACTCTTGCAAGCATCGAGGGAATTGAGAAAATAGCGCCCTTTCTGGAGCCCATAATTGAAAC aaaatttattaaatcatttaTCCAAGGTTTCCTGCCTGGCATTGTGTTGAAGCTTTTCCTGATCTTTCTGCCATCAATATTGATGATCATGTCTAAATTTGAAGGCCTCACATCTCTGTCTTCTCTGGAAAGGAGATCAGCAACACGAtattacatttttaatattgtgaATGTGTTCCTTGGGAGCATAATCGCTGGAAGTGCATTTGAACAGCTAAATGCGTTTCTAAAGCAGTCTGCTAACGA CATTCCTAAAACAATTGGTGTGGCTATTCCAATGAAAGCAACTTTTTTCATAACCTACATAATGGTAGATGGATGGGCTGGAATAGCTGGAGAAGTTTTGATGCTGAAACCACTAATAATCTACCACCTGAAGAATTTCTTCCTGGTGAAAACTGAAAAGGATAGGGAAGAGGCAATGGATCCTGGAAGTCTTGGTTTCAACACTGGAGAACCTCGTATACAGTTCTATTTTCTATTAGGTCTTGTATATGCAACTGTGACGCCAACTCTCCTTCCGTTCATTATAGTTTTCTTTGCCTTCGCTTATGTTGTGTTCCGTCATCAG ATTATAAATGTATACAACCAAGAGTATGAGAGTGGTGCAGCATTCTGGCCTGATGTTCATGGACGTGTTATTACTGCATTGGTAATCTCACAGGTGCTATTGATTGGACTGTTGAGTACAAAGGACGCTGCTCAGTCAACACCACTCCTTGTTGTCCTTCCTGTACTCACTATATGGTTCCATATGTTCAGCAAAGGCCGCTATGAACCTGCATTCATTAAAAATCCACTACAG GAAGCAATGATGAAAGATACTCTAGAACGTGCAAGAGAACCGAACTTCAATTTGAAATCCTTCCTTCAAAATGCATATCTGCATCCAGTGTTCAAAAGCTGTGATGATGACAGCGACGATGACGATATAAGTAAAAAGATGGAAAATGAAAATGTGCTAGTGCCTACAAAACGTCAATCACGAAGAAATACACCTGTGCCGAGTAGAATGAGTGGCGCATCATCACCATCTTTACATGAGCTGAAGGAGGAAGCTGTGCCGTAA